A genomic segment from Diospyros lotus cultivar Yz01 chromosome 5, ASM1463336v1, whole genome shotgun sequence encodes:
- the LOC127802250 gene encoding uncharacterized protein LOC127802250 encodes MTPSRTFTEALTRANKYINAEEVMKVKRAEQPDKKEREKEKKKPMVEQKTDYRPSRAPDRLGLGGARGSPVSYTPLNASRAEILLALEDKNYLRRPPPLKSPPNTRSKKKYCRFHRDHGHETEDCIQLKEEIQELINRGYLRDFVSRGGVNLSRVESQPEHRRRSPTLGTVPGPHSTAPKSVVKEKVVITFSEEDLPSYPNYSDPLVITAQVGEWEMRRILVDPGSSSEILYKRAFLGIGFTLEQLRPVRVPLVGFDGMVIHSKGLIRLPLTVGSGSHKSQVTLDFLVADVPSTYNMILGRSGLSALRVVPSTYHMVLKFFTPGGIGKVRGDQRQARECYIASLSATIAKGSESDSRLNQDAIPQDGQGLMQTKQGKALSIGAGQRSARGEGQSSAAPPMVVTSFILEGPEKPKTS; translated from the exons ATGACTCCATCTCGTACTTTCACAGAAGCCCTTACacgggctaataagtacatcaatgcggaagaggtgatgaaggtaAAGAGGGCTGAACAGCctgacaagaaagaaagagagaaggagaagaaaaagccgATGGTGGAACAGAAGACGGACTACCGCCCCTCCCGAGCTCCAGATCGCCTGGGTTTAGGGGGTGCACGGGGAAGCCCGGTGAGTTACACTCCCCTCAATGCTAGTCGAGCAGAGATACTCTTGGCACTGGAGGACAAGAATTATTTGCGACGTCCTCCCCCACTGAAGTCTCCACCCAACACTAGAAGCAAAAAGAAGTATTGTCGTTTCCACCGCGACCACGGCCATGAAACAGAGGACTGCATCCAATTGAAAGAAGAGATACAGGAGCTTATCAACAGGGGTTACCTCCGGGATTTCGTTAGTCGAGGAGGTGTGAACTTGAGCAGGGTAGAATCCCAACCGGAGCACAGAAGGAGGTCCCCTACTC TGGGAACAGTTCCAGGGCCTCACTCAACTGCTCCCAAGAGCGTGGTAAAGGAGAAGGTAGTCATCACATTTTCCGAAGAGGATCTTCCGAGCTACCCCAACTATTCAGATCCGTTGGTGATCACTGCTCAAGTAGGAGAGTGGGAGATGAGGCGAATCCTCGTGGACCCGGGTAGCTCTTCGGAGATTCTTTACAAGAGGGCATTCCTAGGGATAGGGTTCACTCTCGAACAGCTGAGGCCAGTTCGTGTCCCTTTGGTTGGTTTTGATGGAATGGTGATTCATTCCAAGGGGTTGATCCGGTTACCCCTAACAGTCGGTAGTGGCTCTCATAAATCCCAGGTGACGTTGGATTTTTTGGTCGCTGATGTGCCCTCGACATACAATATGATTCTTGGTAGGTCCGGGCTTAGTGCCCTGAGGGTGGTACCAAGCACATAtcacatggtgttgaaattcTTTACTCCGGGAGGGATTGGCAAGGTAAGAGGGGACCAACGGCAGGCTAGGGAATGCTACATAGCCTCTTTGAGTGCCACTATAGCCAAGGGGTCAGAGTCAGACTCAAGGCTGAACCAGGATGCTATCCCTCAAGACGGTCAGGGCCTGATGCAAACGAAACAGGGAAAAGCCTTAAGTATAGGAGCAGGTCAGAGATCGGCAAGGGGGGAGGGACAGAGTTCTGCCGCTCCTCCCATGGTGGTTACCAGTTTTATTTTGGAAGGTCCGGAGAAGCCCAAGACCTCGTAG
- the LOC127801560 gene encoding uncharacterized protein At4g06744-like isoform X2, with the protein MGSLSQCIKTIIILVTITLSHCFTAVVAAICECEPPSPPAPPQPENLTFLDKRLALVYPVIQLFKSTITADPLGITQSWVGPDICNYTGFFCGEPPDNASALALASINFNGFQLAAPTLEGFIDQLPDLAIFHANTNNFSGTIPPGVSKLQFLFELDISNNKFFGAFPAVLLGVTGLGFLDIRFNFFAGTVPPQVFTQSLDFLFINNNNFLSKLPENLGSTPVSYLTLANNRFTGPIPRSIGKASSTLREVLFLNNRLTGCIPYELGFLRKATVIDAGNNLLTGPLPCSLACLENIEQLNFTGNLLFGAVPEVACAALKTLVNFSLSYNYFTHVGPICRNLIKSGALDLRKNCIRGLPDQRSRFECAVFFALPRFCPYFVSYWIIPCKLPHPPFPFPFHNGTRGHDNSVRPKRHLISYSALWRHRFR; encoded by the exons ATGGGAAGCCTCTCGCAATGCATCAAAACCATAATCATCCTTGTCACCATTACCCTCTCCCATTGCTTCACCGCCGTAGTTGCCGCTATATGTGAATGCGAACCACCGTCGCCGCCGGCGCCGCCTCAACCAGAGAACTTAACCTTCCTCGACAAGAGGCTGGCTCTGGTCTATCCCGTCATCCAACTATTCAAGTCCACCATCACCGCCGACCCCCTCGGAATCACCCAATCTTGGGTCGGCCCCGACATCTGCAACTACACAGGGTTCTTCTGCGGCGAGCCGCCTGACAACGCCtccgccctcgccctcgcctccaTTAACTTCAATGGCTTCCAGCTCGCCGCTCCCACGCTCGAAG GTTTCATTGACCAGCTCCCTGATCTCGCCATCTTCCACGCCAACACCAACAACTTCTCCGGAACCATTCCGCCGGGCGTTTCCAAGCTCCAATTTCTATTCGAGCTAGACATAAGCAACAACAAGTTCTTCGGTGCGTTTCCGGCTGTTTTGCTCGGCGTCACCGGCCTGGGGTTCCTGGATATCCGGTTTAATTTCTTCGCCGGCACCGTCCCCCCTCAGGTCTTCACACAGAGCCTCGACTTTctcttcatcaacaacaacaatttcCTGTCGAAACTACCGGAGAATCTCGGCTCCACCCCGGTGAGTTACCTGACTCTCGCCAACAACAGGTTCACTGGTCCCATCCCCCGCAGCATCGGAAAGGCGTCGTCGACGTTGCGGGAGGTTCTGTTCTTGAACAACCGGCTCACCGGTTGCATTCCATACGAACTAGGGTTTCTAAGGAAAGCGACGGTCATAGACGCCGGAAACAACCTCCTGACGGGGCCGCTGCCGTGCTCGCTGGCGTGCCTTGAGAACATCGAGCAGCTGAACTTCACCGGAAACCTCCTGTTCGGGGCGGTGCCGGAGGTGGCGTGTGCTGCACTGAAGACTTTGGTGAACTTCTCTCTATCGTATAATTATTTCACGCACGTGGGGCCCATTTGCCGGAATCTGATCAAGAGTGGGGCCCTTGATCTGAGGAAGAATTGCATTCGCGGCCTTCCTGATCAGAGATCACGGTTTGAATGTGCGGTGTTCTTTGCTCTGCCCAGGTTCTGTCCTTACTTCGTATCGTATTGGATCATTCCCTGTAAGCTTCCCCATCCGCCGTTCCCGTTCCCGTTCCATAACGGAACGCGTGGTCATGATAATTCGGTGCGGCCGAAGAGGCATTTGATTTCGTACTCCGCTCTCTGGAGACATAGATTTCGATGA
- the LOC127801560 gene encoding uncharacterized protein At4g06744-like isoform X1, translated as MGSLSQCIKTIIILVTITLSHCFTAVVAAICECEPPSPPAPPQPENLTFLDKRLALVYPVIQLFKSTITADPLGITQSWVGPDICNYTGFFCGEPPDNASALALASINFNGFQLAAPTLEAGFIDQLPDLAIFHANTNNFSGTIPPGVSKLQFLFELDISNNKFFGAFPAVLLGVTGLGFLDIRFNFFAGTVPPQVFTQSLDFLFINNNNFLSKLPENLGSTPVSYLTLANNRFTGPIPRSIGKASSTLREVLFLNNRLTGCIPYELGFLRKATVIDAGNNLLTGPLPCSLACLENIEQLNFTGNLLFGAVPEVACAALKTLVNFSLSYNYFTHVGPICRNLIKSGALDLRKNCIRGLPDQRSRFECAVFFALPRFCPYFVSYWIIPCKLPHPPFPFPFHNGTRGHDNSVRPKRHLISYSALWRHRFR; from the exons ATGGGAAGCCTCTCGCAATGCATCAAAACCATAATCATCCTTGTCACCATTACCCTCTCCCATTGCTTCACCGCCGTAGTTGCCGCTATATGTGAATGCGAACCACCGTCGCCGCCGGCGCCGCCTCAACCAGAGAACTTAACCTTCCTCGACAAGAGGCTGGCTCTGGTCTATCCCGTCATCCAACTATTCAAGTCCACCATCACCGCCGACCCCCTCGGAATCACCCAATCTTGGGTCGGCCCCGACATCTGCAACTACACAGGGTTCTTCTGCGGCGAGCCGCCTGACAACGCCtccgccctcgccctcgcctccaTTAACTTCAATGGCTTCCAGCTCGCCGCTCCCACGCTCGAAG CAGGTTTCATTGACCAGCTCCCTGATCTCGCCATCTTCCACGCCAACACCAACAACTTCTCCGGAACCATTCCGCCGGGCGTTTCCAAGCTCCAATTTCTATTCGAGCTAGACATAAGCAACAACAAGTTCTTCGGTGCGTTTCCGGCTGTTTTGCTCGGCGTCACCGGCCTGGGGTTCCTGGATATCCGGTTTAATTTCTTCGCCGGCACCGTCCCCCCTCAGGTCTTCACACAGAGCCTCGACTTTctcttcatcaacaacaacaatttcCTGTCGAAACTACCGGAGAATCTCGGCTCCACCCCGGTGAGTTACCTGACTCTCGCCAACAACAGGTTCACTGGTCCCATCCCCCGCAGCATCGGAAAGGCGTCGTCGACGTTGCGGGAGGTTCTGTTCTTGAACAACCGGCTCACCGGTTGCATTCCATACGAACTAGGGTTTCTAAGGAAAGCGACGGTCATAGACGCCGGAAACAACCTCCTGACGGGGCCGCTGCCGTGCTCGCTGGCGTGCCTTGAGAACATCGAGCAGCTGAACTTCACCGGAAACCTCCTGTTCGGGGCGGTGCCGGAGGTGGCGTGTGCTGCACTGAAGACTTTGGTGAACTTCTCTCTATCGTATAATTATTTCACGCACGTGGGGCCCATTTGCCGGAATCTGATCAAGAGTGGGGCCCTTGATCTGAGGAAGAATTGCATTCGCGGCCTTCCTGATCAGAGATCACGGTTTGAATGTGCGGTGTTCTTTGCTCTGCCCAGGTTCTGTCCTTACTTCGTATCGTATTGGATCATTCCCTGTAAGCTTCCCCATCCGCCGTTCCCGTTCCCGTTCCATAACGGAACGCGTGGTCATGATAATTCGGTGCGGCCGAAGAGGCATTTGATTTCGTACTCCGCTCTCTGGAGACATAGATTTCGATGA
- the LOC127801559 gene encoding uncharacterized protein At4g06744-like has translation MSISRFIIVSPIAAMPSITISFFTFIIFFFFFFLATVSHAANHPGPARETIEIIIGGGSNSPPSPSTDCPPPPPPPCPPPLSPFESKRIELVYPVIQNLKRRIRSDPLGVTNTWVGPDICHEYKGFLCAIVPDYKVKALAGVNFNGFNLAGPDLSLHGFLDQLPDVTLFHANSNQFTGTVPGTLANLRYLFELDLSNNKLYGEFPVEVLGATKLTFLDLRFNSFSGAVPPRVFNLDLDVLFINNNGLMQTLPDEIGATPAMFLTLANNKFTGKIPRSIGKASRTLLEVLLLNNRLSGCLPCEIGLLGRARVFDVSCNWLTGPIPHSFGCLAHMEVLNLAQNQLYGPVPETICQLAHLANLSLSYNYFTQVGPICMKLIERKVLDVRMNCILGLPMQRSKAQCEAFFSKPNNCPDPKSFKWVPCRPNSEEQSDRRLTAQGASLRSFEALVRHRL, from the coding sequence ATGTCCATATCCAGATTCATCATCGTTTCGCCCATCGCCGCCATGCCCTCCATCACCATCTCTTTCTTCactttcatcatcttcttcttcttcttcttcctcgcaaCTGTTTCTCATGCCGCCAACCACCCAGGCCCAGCTAGAGAAACCATAGAAATCATCATTGGCGGCGGAAGCAACTCTCCGCCGTCTCCTTCGACAGACTGCCCGCCTCCTCCGCCACCACCCTGCCCTCCGCCGTTGTCCCCCTTCGAAAGTAAGCGCATCGAGCTCGTCTACCCGGTGATCCAAAACCTCAAACGAAGAATCCGATCCGACCCGCTCGGCGTCACCAACACCTGGGTCGGCCCCGACATCTGCCACGAGTACAAGGGCTTCTTATGCGCAATTGTCCCCGACTACAAAGTCAAAGCCCTCGCCGGCGTCAACTTCAACGGATTCAACCTCGCCGGCCCCGACCTCTCCCTCCACGGCTTCCTTGACCAGCTGCCGGACGTCACACTCTTCCACGCCAACTCCAACCAATTCACCGGCACCGTCCCTGGAACCCTCGCCAATCTCCGCTACTTGTTCGAACTCGACCTCAGCAACAACAAGCTCTACGGAGAATTCCCCGTCGAAGTCCTCGGCGCCACCAAGCTCACCTTCCTGGACCTCCGTTTCAACTCGTTTTCCGGCGCGGTGCCGCCCCGTGTTTTCAACCTGGACCTCGACGTCctcttcatcaacaacaacGGCCTAATGCAGACACTTCCCGACGAGATCGGAGCGACGCCGGCGATGTTCCTGACGCTGGCGAACAACAAGTTCACCGGCAAGATTCCCCGGAGCATCGGAAAAGCTTCGAGGACGCTCCTCGAGGTGTTGCTTCTGAACAACCGGCTCTCCGGCTGCTTGCCCTGCGAGATTGGACTGTTGGGCCGAGCCAGAGTGTTCGATGTGAGCTGCAACTGGTTAACGGGCCCCATCCCACACTCTTTCGGGTGTTTGGCCCATATGGAGGTTCTGAACTTGGCCCAGAACCAGCTTTATGGGCCTGTGCCCGAAACGATCTGCCAGCTGGCCCATCTGGCGAACCTGTCGTTATCGTACAACTATTTCACTCAAGTGGGCCCAATATGTATGAAGCTTATTGAGAGGAAAGTGCTTGATGTGAGGATGAACTGTATTTTGGGCCTTCCAATGCAGAGATCAAAGGCCCAATGTGAGGCCTTCTTCTCCAAGCCCAATAACTGCCCTGACCCGAAGTCATTTAAATGGGTCCCCTGCAGGCCCAATTCAGAGGAGCAGTCCGATCGTAGATTGACGGCCCAAGGTGCTTCACTGCGATCTTTTGAAGCTCTTGTACGTCACCGGTTGTGA
- the LOC127802249 gene encoding uncharacterized protein LOC127802249, producing the protein MDSDDYTVEMFFFPYLGGGHFIPMVDLARLFASHGVRTTVVIAPSHEAVLQKAISRDQQAGLDVHIHTLEFPSGESDIPAAITSADMSAPPFIDTSALQQPLTELLLRRRPDCIVTDTFHRWAADAIDAVEIPRIIFNGNCCFPRCCEESIRRHSPHEKVRSDYEPFLLPGLPDPIQTMRSQLSVYVRTRTEFPGKALNAEKNCFGQVVNSFYDLEPSYVEYYRNEMGKKPWLIGPVSLCNRNIADRAERGQKAAIDEQTILNWLDSKTPRSVLYISFGSLVRLNSTQLLELANGLEASDCSFIWAVGKILDSDNWVPDGFEGRVKASGRGLMIRGWAPQLLILGHVAVGGFLTHCGWNSALEGICAGVPMVTWPLSAEQFYNEKLVTDVLKVGVKVGSEEWALWNEERKTVVGREKVEAAVRRLMGGGKEAEMMARRAAELAEKAKRAVEEGGSSYGDAESLIQELKHRRRTSHATSGTAPNRRFPVKFSCSMFSRHASEHGSGPVRRLFPASMTVAFLRNPSSYGMQPVSRLFKNRTSRNVDDAFPMLRGMGPVNLLLARVSGHISESEGLVIVKMGNPPNAELILVRQMGQLADRFGHRPIKLSNLAGQAAGEPVVQKQHLEERPRSFSDAPGNLAEDVEVQVENTGRHRAGKRVETEVQEGELGGAEDFDGEFSVELVVAEVEFEQVAEIGEGSRDGAGELVGVGVEECDVRQLVKEAVEGEVGAGEVESVEVDADVGADPGVGDAERVGSDSSFEVLDHRVDELDALTFEGGQRRRAGWWRRRRAVCRRRRRRVASAANDDFYGFSSWAWVVGGMRNSCEEEEEEEDDESEERDGDGGHGGDGRNDDESGYGHGRIDLSLSVGQSVIQPKQMSSQSDKLHIYLFPMFEYGHTIPMRFKTSIPQPYPSHSLFHHLHFSCYSTQTEAKMSSQSDKLHIYFFPMFEYGHMIPMVDMARLFAGHAVKATIVLTPLNADLFSKTILRERELGLEISIRRINFPFAEAGLPEGCENVSSITSPEMSSKIHRATELLQQPFEELLEEDRPDCLVADVFYPWATEVAGKIGIPSLLFFGTSAYALCVTDVVHRRESYQNVESEPEALLVTDLPHTIKLTKRQILNQIGVASQNQVAQFIEKTREAELRSYGVIINSFHELEPAYSEYYRMVMGRRAWHIGPVSLCNRDNEDKLCRGNRSSIDEDKCLSWLAAKKPSSVLYVCFGSLSRFSTAQLLELARGLEASGQQFIWVVRKEGTKEEEKEEWLPEGFESRLEGRGLIIRGWAPQVLILEHEAVGGFMTHCGWNSVLEGVTAGVPMITWPLSGEQFYNEKLVTEVIRVGVRVGDPEWCTWPDDSKVDVKKEDIERAVEQILLAGKEAEEMRSRAKALGEAAKKAVEKGGSSYSNLKALLEELKLNWH; encoded by the exons ATGGATTCCGATGATTACACAGTCGAGATGTTCTTCTTTCCCTATCTGGGTGGAGGCCACTTCATCCCAATGGTAGACCTGGCCAGGCTATTCGCATCTCACGGCGTCCGCACCACCGTCGTCATCGCGCCGAGCCACGAGGCTGTCCTCCAAAAAGCCATCAGCCGGGACCAGCAAGCCGGCCTCGACGTCCATATCCATACCCTCGAATTTCCCTCCGGCGAGTCCGACATCCCGGCGGCCATAACCTCCGCTGACATGTCCGCGCCGCCGTTTATCGACACCTCCGCTCTCCAGCAACCCCTCACCGAGCTCTTACTCCGCCGGCGCCCCGACTGCATCGTCACCGACACGTTCCATCGGTGGGCCGCCGACGCCATTGACGCCGTCGAGATCCCCAGAATCATCTTCAATGGCAACTGCTGTTTCCCGCGCTGCTGCGAGGAGAGCATCCGCCGCCACTCGCCGCACGAAAAGGTCCGCTCCGACTACGAGCCCTTTTTATTACCGGGTCTCCCCGACCCGATCCAAACCATGAGGTCTCAGCTATCAGTCTACGTCCGAACCCGAACCGAGTTTCCGGGCAAGGCATTGAACGCCGAGAAAAACTGTTTCGGCCAAGTGGTGAATAGTTTCTACGATCTAGAACCTTCTTATGTCGAATACTACAGAAACGAAATGGGAAAGAAGCCATGGCTTATCGGCCCTGTTTCGCTCTGCAATAGAAACATTGCGGATAGGGCCGAGCGAGGCCAGAAGGCCGCCATTGACGAACAAACCATCTTGAATTGGCTCGATTCCAAGACACCCAGATCCGTTTTGTACATTAGTTTCGGGAGCTTAGTTCGCTTAAATTCCACGCAGCTTCTTGAATTGGCGAACGGTCTCGAAGCTTCGGATTGCTCGTTCATATGGGCTGTCGGGAAAATTCTAGATTCTGACAATTGGGTTCCAGATGGGTTCGAAGGTAGGGTGAAGGCAAGCGGCAGAGGGTTGATGATCAGAGGCTGGGCGCCGCAGTTGCTGATATTGGGACACGTGGCTGTGGGTGGGTTCTTGACGCACTGCGGGTGGAACTCGGCGCTGGAGGGCATATGCGCCGGCGTGCCGATGGTGACGTGGCCGCTGTCGGCGGAGCAGTTTTATAACGAGAAGCTGGTGACGGATGTCTTGAAGGTTGGGGTTAAGGTGGGGAGCGAGGAGTGGGCGTTGTGGAACGAGGAGAGGAAGACAGTGGTGGGGCGGGAGAAGGTGGAGGCGGCGGTGCGGCGGCTGATGGGTGGCGGAAAGGAGGCGGAGATGATGGCGAGGAGGGCGGCGGAGTTGGCGGAGAAGGCGAAGAGGGCGGTGGAGGAAGGTGGGTCGTCGTACGGGGATGCGGAGAGTTTGATTCAGGAGCTCAAGCATCGCCGGAGAACAT CACACGCCACCTCCGGCACCGCCCCGAACAGGAGGTTTCCGGTGAAGTTCAGCTGCTCGATGTTCTCAAGGCACGCCAGCGAGCACGGCAGCGGCCCCGTCAGGAGGTTGTTTCCGGCGTCTATGACCGTCGCTTTCCTTAGAAACCCTAGTTCGTATGGAATGCAACCGGTGAGCCGGTTGTTCAAGAACAGAACCTCCCGCAACGTCGACGACGCCTTTCCGATGCTGCGGGGGATGGGACCAGTGAACCTGTTGTTGGCGAGAGTCAG TGGCCATATATCTGAGTCTGAGGGCCTCGTGATTGTGAAAATGGGAAATCCCCCAAATGCAGAACTAATTCTA GTTCGCCAGATGGGCCAGCTGGCAGATCGTTTCGGGCACAGGCCCATAAAGCTG TCCAATCTCGCAGGGCAAGCAGCCGGAGAGCCGGTTGTTCAGAAGCAACACCTCGAGGAGCGTCCTCGAAGCTTTTCCGATGCTCCGGGGAATCTTGCCG agGACGTCGAGGTCCAGGTTGAAAACACGGGGCGGCACCGCGCCGGAAAACGAGTTGAAACGGAGGTCCAGGAAGGTGAGCTTGGTGGCGCCGAGGACTTCGACGGGGAATTCTCCGTAGAGCTTGTTGTTGCTGAGGTCGAGTTCGAACAAGTAGCGGAGATTGGCGAGGGTTCCAGGGACGGTGCCGGTGAATTGGTTGGAGTTGGCGTGGAAGAGTGTGACGTCCGGCAGCTGGTCAAGGAAGCCGTGGAGGGAGAGGTCGGGGCCGGCGAGGTTGAATCCGTTGAAGTTGACGCCG ATGTCGGGGCCGACCCAGGTGTTGGTGACGCCGAGCGGGTCGGATCGGATTCTTCGTTTGAGGTTTTGGATCACCGGGTAGACGAGCTCGATGCGCTTACTTTCGAAGGGGGACAACGGCGGAGGGCAGGGTGGTGGCGGAGGAGGCGGGCAGTCTGTCGAAGGAGACGGCGGAGAGTTGCTTCCGCCGCCAATGATGATTTCTATGGTTTCTCTAGCTGGGCCTGGGTGGTTGGCGGCATGAGAAACAGttgcgaggaagaagaagaagaagaagatgatgaaagtGAAGAAAGAGATGGTGATGGAGGGCATGGCGGCGATGGGCGAAACGATGATGAATCTGGATATGGACATGGACGcattgatctctctctctctgtcggTCAAT CTGTTATTCAACCCAAACAGATGAGTTCACAATCTGACAAGCTTCACATCTACCTCTTCCCAATGTTTGAATATGGACACACGATCCCAATG AGATTCAAGACCTCCATCCCGCAACCTTATCCCAGCCATTCTCTCTTTCATCATCTTCATTTCAGTTGTTATTCAACCCAAACAGAAGCCAAGATGAGCTCACAATCTGACAAGCTTCACATCTACTTCTTCCCAATGTTTGAATATGGACACATGATCCCAATGGTAGACATGGCCAGGCTATTTGCAGGCCATGCTGTGAAGGCAACCATTGTTTTGACACCTCTGAATGCAGATCTCTTCTCCAAAACAATCCTAAGGGAGAGAGAACTTGGCCTCGAGATCAGTATTCGTCGCATTAACTTCCCATTTGCAGAAGCTGGGTTGCCTGAAGGATGCGAGAATGTCAGTTCCATTACTTCTCCAGAAATGTCCTCTAAAATTCACAGGGCCACTGAGCTGCTTCAACAACCATTTGAAGAGCTATTAGAGGAGGATCGCCCTGACTGCCTTGTGGCCGATGTGTTCTACCCTTGGGCTACCGAAGTTGCAGGGAAGATTGGGATTCCAAGCCTGCTTTTCTTTGGAACCAGTGCCTATGCACTTTGTGTCACTGATGTTGTTCACCGACGAGAATCTTACCAGAACGTTGAATCAGAGCCAGAAGCCCTTCTTGTGACTGATCTTCCACACACAATCAAGCTGACAAAACGACAGATATTAAATCAGATAGGAGTTGCAAGCCAAAACCAAGTAGCTCAGTTCATTGAAAAAACAAGGGAAGCAGAGTTGAGAAGCTACGGAGTAATCATAAACAGCTTTCACGAGCTAGAACCGGCATATTCAGAGTACTACAGGATGGTGATGGGAAGAAGGGCATGGCATATTGGTCCTGTCTCACTTTGCAACAGAGACAATGAGGACAAACTTTGCAGAGGAAATAGATCCAGCATTGATGAAGACAAATGTTTGAGTTGGCTTGCGGCAAAGAAGCCAAGCTCAGTTCTATACGTGTGTTTTGGGAGCCTTTCCCGTTTTTCAACTGCTCAGCTGCTTGAACTGGCAAGGGGGTTAGAAGCTTCTGGGCAGCAATTTATTTGGGTAGTGAGGAAGGAGGgaacaaaggaagaagaaaaggaagagtgGCTGCCGGAGGGGTTTGAGAGCAGGTTGGAGGGCAGGGGCTTAATAATAAGGGGTTGGGCGCCACAAGTACTGATATTGGAGCATGAAGCAGTCGGAGGGTTTATGACTCACTGTGGATGGAACTCAGTCCTGGAGGGGGTCACGGCTGGAGTGCCGATGATCACATGGCCACTCTCTGGCGAACAATTTTACAATGAAAAGCTGGTGACAGAAGTTATAAGGGTAGGAGTAAGAGTAGGGGATCCGGAATGGTGCACATGGCCAGATGACAGTAAGGTAGATGTAAAGAAGGAAGACATAGAAAGGGCAGTGGAACAAATATTACTGGCAGGGAAAGAAGCTGAGGAGATGAGAAGCCGAGCAAAGGCATTAGGAGAAGCGGCAAAGAAGGCTGTTGAAAAGGGTGGATCATCTTACTCTAACTTGAAGGCTTTACTAGAAGAATTGAAGTTGAATTGGCACTGA